Proteins from a single region of Chryseomicrobium sp. FSL W7-1435:
- a CDS encoding YkoF family thiamine/hydroxymethylpyrimidine-binding protein has protein sequence MHCGTSKIIGCRFSLHPMDSEFISIIKGAFSKVDLSTVWRHTDDVSTVIRGEGPHVFNALTALTEKAASYGKHIAMNATFSVGCPGDTAGDSYMGIEDPVKNKIPEGPYVSSQFSLYPLNQSDYMETIYREIDRAKERGVYNESMHYATGIHGSLKDVFAFYEETFTEAQIGDHPHVVMTINMSIHSPSHGGAENAR, from the coding sequence ATGCACTGTGGAACAAGTAAAATCATCGGCTGTCGCTTCTCACTTCACCCGATGGATTCAGAATTTATTTCAATCATCAAAGGCGCTTTCTCTAAAGTTGACCTATCTACAGTCTGGCGCCATACAGACGATGTGTCGACAGTCATTCGAGGAGAAGGTCCTCATGTCTTTAATGCACTGACGGCCCTCACGGAGAAAGCCGCTTCTTATGGCAAGCATATCGCAATGAATGCAACATTTTCCGTAGGCTGCCCGGGAGATACGGCGGGTGATTCTTACATGGGAATTGAAGATCCAGTAAAAAATAAAATTCCGGAAGGTCCGTATGTTTCTAGCCAATTCTCTCTGTATCCACTCAATCAGAGCGACTACATGGAGACGATTTACCGTGAAATCGATCGCGCAAAAGAACGCGGGGTTTACAACGAATCGATGCATTATGCGACGGGCATACACGGTTCACTGAAAGATGTGTTTGCGTTTTACGAAGAAACGTTCACCGAAGCACAAATCGGTGATCACCCACATGTCGTGATGACCATCAATATGAGTATTCACAGTCCTTCTCACGGAGGTGCTGAAAATGCTCGCTAA
- a CDS encoding phosphotransferase — protein MRQEVSKQEREALQMEQWINEMFTDERLAEAAALFGADAKQAIQRGDFENYVYEVEKDGKPFMLRLTHTSHRSKEQVVAELEWVNDLHDRGMNVSLNHLSTAGNLVEEISLEQGSFLVCLFDKAPGTSAYELRNEFTDKHIEAWGELTARFHQAASDYNKKNGSRPHWYEDDLIEIENWLDPELDKEIIELNHHIVSTIRNFDTSKDVYGIIHSDIHQGNFFIDGAELHVFDFDDTMHFHYIHDVSIPLYYTIWMSYRNEPLSIRSEKATAFFEVFYRGYTRIRPLEKEWLERIPLYLTLRDLTLYAVFHKKVDFDEEPELRPLVEWLGERLRRNEPIAEVDFSKLY, from the coding sequence TTGAGACAAGAAGTAAGTAAACAAGAAAGAGAGGCGTTACAAATGGAACAATGGATCAACGAAATGTTTACAGATGAACGACTTGCTGAAGCGGCTGCCCTGTTTGGCGCAGATGCCAAACAAGCGATTCAAAGAGGCGACTTTGAAAACTACGTCTATGAAGTGGAAAAAGACGGAAAACCGTTTATGTTACGCCTCACACATACATCTCACCGGTCAAAGGAGCAGGTGGTTGCTGAACTCGAATGGGTAAACGATCTACATGACCGTGGCATGAATGTCTCGCTTAATCATTTGAGCACAGCAGGTAACTTGGTGGAAGAAATTTCACTGGAACAAGGAAGTTTCTTGGTCTGTTTATTTGACAAAGCACCTGGTACCTCAGCTTATGAACTTCGTAATGAGTTTACAGATAAACATATTGAAGCTTGGGGAGAGTTGACAGCTCGTTTTCATCAAGCGGCAAGTGATTACAACAAGAAAAATGGGTCGCGGCCTCACTGGTATGAAGATGATTTAATTGAAATCGAAAACTGGCTTGATCCCGAACTCGACAAAGAGATCATCGAATTGAATCACCACATCGTTTCGACCATCCGCAACTTCGATACGTCTAAAGACGTCTATGGAATCATTCACTCGGATATTCATCAAGGCAATTTCTTCATAGACGGGGCAGAGCTCCACGTCTTTGATTTTGATGACACGATGCACTTTCACTATATCCATGATGTCAGTATTCCGCTGTATTACACGATTTGGATGAGCTACAGAAATGAACCATTGTCGATTCGTTCAGAAAAGGCCACTGCATTTTTTGAAGTCTTTTACCGAGGCTATACCCGAATTCGTCCACTTGAAAAAGAGTGGCTTGAACGGATTCCTCTTTATTTAACTCTGCGCGATTTAACGCTGTATGCCGTGTTTCATAAAAAGGTTGATTTTGATGAAGAGCCAGAGTTGCGGCCTCTTGTGGAATGGCTTGGAGAGCGTTTACGTAGAAACGAACCGATAGCGGAAGTTGATTTTTCTAAACTGTATTAA
- a CDS encoding bifunctional glycosyltransferase family 2/GtrA family protein has product MELAIIIPSYKPDDKCRAVIDELIASQFSRIIVIDDGGEEEYAPFFSELKGFKEVTVLHHAKNQGKGRALKTAFHYILNEKIPVQGVITIDADGQHLLSDMMKVAERMKQQPEAVVLGSRDFSQKDVPFRSRFGNRFTRLLFRLSTGTVLTDTQTGLRGLPVKHLPLLLAIKGERFEYEMHMLGCLKQNDIEIEEVEIETVYLDENKSSHFHPLRDSYHIYKIFLLYGLSGGASFALDIGLYSLFIYLWKEDSPEMFIIFATIAARILSSLFNYFVNRHKVFGQGSSKSFIRYYLLAAFIMAASAGSVHLLYTEWLGRGEVVLKVLVDTILFILGFVVQRAWVFRKEK; this is encoded by the coding sequence ATGGAACTTGCGATAATCATTCCGTCCTATAAACCTGATGACAAGTGCCGAGCGGTCATCGATGAACTCATTGCTTCGCAGTTTTCACGAATCATTGTTATAGATGACGGGGGAGAAGAAGAATATGCACCGTTCTTCTCAGAGCTCAAAGGCTTTAAAGAAGTAACCGTTCTCCATCATGCCAAGAACCAGGGTAAAGGACGAGCACTGAAAACAGCTTTTCATTACATACTGAATGAAAAAATTCCTGTACAGGGTGTTATAACGATTGATGCTGATGGGCAACACTTACTTTCGGACATGATGAAAGTGGCTGAGCGCATGAAGCAGCAACCAGAAGCTGTCGTCTTGGGATCGCGAGACTTTTCGCAAAAGGACGTCCCATTTCGCAGTCGATTTGGAAACCGATTTACGCGTCTTTTATTCAGACTTTCAACTGGTACAGTGTTAACCGACACGCAGACAGGCTTACGTGGCCTTCCGGTCAAACATCTTCCGCTCTTATTAGCGATAAAAGGTGAACGCTTTGAATACGAGATGCACATGCTAGGGTGTTTAAAGCAAAACGATATAGAAATTGAGGAAGTTGAGATTGAAACGGTTTATCTCGATGAGAACAAATCGTCCCATTTCCATCCTTTGCGTGATTCTTATCACATTTATAAAATCTTTTTGTTGTATGGGCTTTCGGGCGGCGCCTCGTTTGCACTTGATATTGGACTTTATTCGTTGTTTATTTACTTGTGGAAAGAAGATTCACCGGAGATGTTTATTATTTTTGCGACAATAGCTGCAAGAATATTATCCAGTCTGTTTAACTACTTTGTGAATCGACATAAGGTGTTTGGTCAAGGATCCAGCAAGTCGTTTATTCGTTACTACCTGTTAGCGGCCTTTATTATGGCAGCTTCTGCTGGCTCTGTTCATCTCCTCTATACAGAATGGTTAGGAAGAGGAGAAGTGGTGTTAAAAGTGTTGGTCGACACCATTTTATTCATCCTCGGGTTTGTTGTACAAAGAGCATGGGTATTCCGGAAAGAAAAATAA
- the rpsN gene encoding 30S ribosomal protein S14 — protein MAKKSKVARDKKQRELVERYAEKRKELKSKGDYAALAKLPKDSSPTRLKNRCQLTGRPRGVLRKFKLSRIAFRELAHKGQIPGVKKASW, from the coding sequence ATGGCCAAGAAATCAAAAGTCGCACGAGATAAAAAACAACGAGAGTTAGTGGAACGTTATGCTGAGAAGCGTAAAGAACTGAAATCAAAAGGTGACTATGCTGCACTTGCTAAATTGCCGAAAGATTCCTCACCCACTCGATTAAAAAACCGGTGTCAACTGACAGGAAGACCACGTGGCGTATTACGCAAGTTTAAGTTATCCCGAATCGCATTCCGTGAACTTGCTCATAAAGGACAAATTCCGGGTGTCAAAAAAGCTAGCTGGTAG